The genomic stretch caaatttgaaaaaaaaagagtcaACTTTGCAAGTTGTTCTTGATATTATATGATTCACTAACATAAAATACCTCACTAATTCacagtaaaaataaaaacaatatgcCCCCCTTCCGCCATAATTCCCGGATAGGCCAAACATGAATATAAAATTTGATTGGAATATGTGATCGATTGTTAATTATGTGCTACTCCATAAAATACCTTTATACATCtgtccaaataaattaaattagccATATAATACTACTTTGGGTCGGGAATTTTGGGCTCAATGTCAACGGTCTATATTTTATCTAATTTAACTCGGattgtgttttaaaaaaaattgtaaagtaaaatttaaaatgttaGATTTATTATAGTACTGTTGATACATTATTATAGAACAATTACATACTACTGCTATTTGTGCTGAAGTTATGAATTTATGTATATCTATTAAAAAATCTAGTGTGAATGTGACTATagttttattattgttttaaaaTGCAAAAGTTGTTTAAAATTTACGTGTGCGttccaaattttaatttcaagagTTTAGGCATCAATCAAGCAATGCTCAGTTTCGATTAATAGTCAAatggtagtagtagtagtagttagaATACACGCCATCAAATTTGTGTAGTAGTACTTCATAACCTCGCAGGTATTTTCATGCTAACTGAATTAACAAAATGTCCCAGATTgataaattcataatttaatactaatatttgtgCTCCAAAATTCAGAATTGACATAAAATTGTCAACTAAAACCCTGTCTAAAATGAAGAAAGTCAACAGTAAAGAAACCAGAAAGGAAAATTCAACAAATTATGTAATAATCATAACGAAATCAGGTGACCAAACTTACCTCACAATGACAAAGATAGCTCAACAGTTGCATCGGTCATGTGAACTTTTATAAGGAGTAATAATCCAAGTCCTTATTTTAGCATAGATATAGATACAATTAAAATCTCAAACTTATTGTAGAAAAGATTCGATTGTGAAAATATTGGAATGAGGTATCAATCTTTTAATTGTTGCAAACTCATCTTTTCTATGTTTTTTACTAAGTTTGAAGAGTTCAGATCAAAACAATTATACAACATTGTAGTTCAAAATAAGTTAAGTTTAAAAGTAAGTGATTgagtattttttatgtttattgtCTTGAGTATTATTGTATGTTTCCCTTATCATTAATTGAATTCGAACCATATCAACTACTGGGACGAAATatgttaataatattatttccataAAAATTGTGGAGCAAGGATTagcattagcagtggggcgctatgcaccgccacgtcagcattttatcctcatacCCTTCCActtgcagtggggcgccctataagccgctCTAAAGGCTAccctataggtttcactattgttttgttaattaatttaaatgttttcaaatatgtcaatgcaaaataatttaaaaataccacgattaattaaaaacggcaaatcctacattgattaaaaaaaagttttacacgagttagaaatgaaaaaaaaagttgactactctacaaaagtctCAACTTGCGgtgcagctcatcgatcatcccTTTGAGGTATTCGACTTTGGTTGGgtccgtacgaatccgtactgaattcgggatcgtactgcgtgttgaagtcgaacggccgatattcgtcagggtctgtacccggccaacgtgcaccacccccaAAAAACAaactattcggacttgggtattcatcgtaatccattttatagtgtaatttgagtatggaaaagtgaatggaaaggttacaaatgaaggtggggtagggggtatttatataaataaattttttgaaattaaaaaaaaaataaaaataaaaacgcgttgcatcgtcaacgtcgcccacagtgggcggccgatggcgcggacgatgccagtgggcggacgatggcacgcccgaggcatcgggcaggctatcgtccgccccattgcggatgctctaagttgagatactatttttaaaagaaaatctgGTTTAATGTAATTTCCCTTTTATAGGTATTGGATTTGAGAGCTTTTCCAAAACATAAATACTTTCCGAAAGCGAGTTTTCCAGAGTGGTCGtctcaaaatttgaaatttatgcCGTTTTAATAAAGCTCAATCTCCAAACCAAAGCCCACTTTCTTGAATGCAATTTGCAACTCAGTCACAGCAAGAGCGAGAGGATGGTGAGAAGGAGCGGTGGGTGTGGCAGGAGGAGGACCTCAAAATCCGGTGCGGCTGAGGAtgagaagcagcagcagcagcagctgtgTTACTTGCCCTCCATTTTAGCTGCTTTGAGAAAATCCATGTGCGCCGTCGATGACCAAGAGGCCGTCTCAGCCGCCCACGACATGGAAATCGGGTGGCCCACCAACGTCAAGCACATAACTCATGTCACTTTCGACAGATTCAATGGCTTTCTGGGGCTGCCTCTTGAGTTTGAGGTCGAGATTCCATGTAAAGCTCCTAGTGCAAGGTAGTATCTCTTCTCTTTATCTGTGTATATGTTAAAGAAGTTGAAAAAATCTAATCTTTATTGGTACTGGTACTACTATAAAGTTTAACTGCTATCCTTTTTTAGCCCTTGTTCTTGGATTTCTAAAAAAGGAAACTTTTTTTGCTTTTTCTTGCTGGAACTTTGCACGTAGTAAATGTAAATGTTACAGAATTGAAAAGAAACTAATCCTAAAGGTAAAAGGGATGCTTTTCTTGCTGGATTTTTAGGTTGTTTTTGTTGCTGTAACTTTGTTTCAACTAAGTTTAGGGAGTTAATTGAAAGTGGAGCATCTTCCTTACTTTCTCTGCTTTTGTTTGCACCATACTTTAGATCTGATTTATTATCAGTTGATTCTTCAGAATTTCTCAAATATACATGAATTTGTGCAAAATCTGCTCATGCACATTGGGATTCTCGAGCATCTACCTAGACCTGCAAAACTGATTTTTCagtattaatataaataaatttgagtTAAAACCTGCTCTTGGTCACATGGAGAGTTATTTCATGCATTTATGGGTGTTCATATATAGTTTATGATCTTCAATTTAGGCTTTAAGTACTACTATCATTTATGGATGTTGACAGATAGATATAGTCTCCCATTTCAATTCTACAAGATTTTATCACAAGTTTGCTGTTATATCCTCTATAATCTACTTGATGTTGCAGTATCAGCGTGTGTGGTGTTTCGGCTGAATCAATGAAGTGGTCTTATGACGCGAGACGCAACAGTGTCCCCACTATTCTGCTGCTAATGCAGGAGAAGTTATATGCACTAGGTGGTCTAAAGGTAATCCACATTTCAAATTTCTTTGTATTTGTGCATATATACACATCGAGTATTGTATTGCTTCACTACGCCACTTTGGCTGCTGTAATTTTCAAGGTCCTCTCGTTCTCATGTAAATTTTGCTTGAATGTCGCGACAGGCAGAAGGGATATTCCGGATAAATCCAGATAACAGCAAAGAGGGGCATGTGAGAGAGCACCTCAACAAGGGCATTGTGCCCGATGAAATTGATGTCCATTGTTTGGCAAGCCTGATCAAGGCATGGTTCCGGGAGCTTCCATCCGGTGTCCTTGATGGCCTCTCGCCTCAGCAGGTCTTGCAGTGTCAAGCAGAGGATGATTGTGTCGAACTAGTTGATCAGCTTAGGCCGACTGAGAGCTGTCTCCTGAGATGGGCCGTTGATCTCATGGCAGACGTCGTTGAGAATGAGGATTCAAACAAGATGAGTGTAAGAAACATTGCCATGGTGTTTGCTCCCAACATGACAAAGGTGAATTGatttaatcataaaaaaaattccacacTTTAAACTGATTTAGCATTTCAAGAATCATAACAAGTTTTCTATTGGTAAGATGCCTGATCCATTGACAGCTCTGATGAGTGCTGTGCAAGTAACCAACTTGCTGAGGACATTGATTGAAAGAAGAGTACGAGAGCGTGCAGAGGCAGCTGCCGGAGATGCGCCCATCCCTCCTCGTTCCTCTCATGGGAGAAAACACAAGAATCAAAATGAGTGGTACTCTGCAGATCTAGCCTCAGATGATGAATATGAATACGAGTCTGATTCATTGAGTGACATTGAGTACTGCTTCTCGAGACAGCTAGGCGAGCATGACGGTGCTAAAGATGGCTTCCGCAAACAGCTTGAAAGGATTCTGTGCAGAGATCAGTCAAGCCCCATATATGGTTCGGCCTTGCATGCTGATTCGGGTGTCGCGTTTTCTGGGAGCCGAATAGGGAGTTCTAACACTAGCACTAGCACGAGTGATGAAGAATgctcaagatcgagatcgataGCTGAGAAGCCGATGTTTCACCTGAAGTGAGGCGGTGCATCTTATGACTTAGGGTGTGGATTGTTTGTAACCTCAGTGAAGAAATTTTCTTCTCTTCCTAGTAAGATTGTATAGTTTCATTTCAGACATTGGTTGTTTGTGTTGAATTCTAACTTCTTAGATATTCAACTTTGCAGGAAACAAATGAGAGCTAACTCGTTAGTTGCCATTTACAATCTATCATTTTCACCCAATTTTGGTGTAGGATCTTCTAAACTACCTTTATAAGCTAGTACTAAACATTAGTTGAGCAATTAAACTTTATGAATGCTACTCCATTAAACTTTATGAGTGCTAAGTATTAGTTGATATGTTGGTGTTGTTGTCCCATTAGGCCAACATTCAAATGCACGAGGCTACCCAACTGAGGTGGCTTACATAATATGCCAATACTATATACTTCATTCGTCTCAAAAATAATAAACACTAATTCTATTTTTTCGTCGTATCTTAAACATAGTTCACTCATATTGTATTATACACTGATTGTTGTTGAATTAATTTTCATTATGAATAAAAAAGTGAGAACAATGATTATTAGTAAGAACGTGGTATAACTATTTATATTGTATAATACCTTTTAATATTACCTCTATCTATTAAaaatagttaattttttttactttaatcgATCTACTAAAATCAatttcatttctatttatagAAACTCTCTCaccaatttttctcttttcatttcTTGCTCTGtcgtttttttttcctttttaatttttgatcgTGCATTAAAATCAATATCCTAAAGAAAGA from Salvia splendens isolate huo1 chromosome 4, SspV2, whole genome shotgun sequence encodes the following:
- the LOC121799168 gene encoding rho GTPase-activating protein 2-like, giving the protein MVRRSGGCGRRRTSKSGAAEDEKQQQQQLCYLPSILAALRKSMCAVDDQEAVSAAHDMEIGWPTNVKHITHVTFDRFNGFLGLPLEFEVEIPCKAPSASISVCGVSAESMKWSYDARRNSVPTILLLMQEKLYALGGLKAEGIFRINPDNSKEGHVREHLNKGIVPDEIDVHCLASLIKAWFRELPSGVLDGLSPQQVLQCQAEDDCVELVDQLRPTESCLLRWAVDLMADVVENEDSNKMSVRNIAMVFAPNMTKMPDPLTALMSAVQVTNLLRTLIERRVRERAEAAAGDAPIPPRSSHGRKHKNQNEWYSADLASDDEYEYESDSLSDIEYCFSRQLGEHDGAKDGFRKQLERILCRDQSSPIYGSALHADSGVAFSGSRIGSSNTSTSTSDEECSRSRSIAEKPMFHLK